Proteins from a genomic interval of Spea bombifrons isolate aSpeBom1 chromosome 4, aSpeBom1.2.pri, whole genome shotgun sequence:
- the LMOD2 gene encoding leiomodin-2 codes for MSTFGYRREISKYEDIDEDELLASLSPEELQELERELEDIEPDRNLPVGMRQKSLTEKSPTANFSREALMAYWEKETKKLLEKEQSGACEKNLEDEQEEGSEEDDFTGSNSEVSEEIYTEEEEQEEEEEEEDEEDEVVSEVEENCKDEMKEDEKSEVRKSPDQIPNSKCKEMTNNNNACNGYSRNAEKNCRQTEETPNQKTMSGFALSNPTVIDDVLENIRRNDPDTYEVNLNNIENITTETLISFAQALKENTEVKIFSLANTHAEDNAAVAIASMLRVNRSITSLNIESNFITGKGILAIMRALQYNNNVLTELRFHNQRHIMGSQVEMEIAKLLRDNTSVVKLGYHFELPGPRMSMTSILTRNMDKQRQKRMQEQKESGYDPTSNLRTKTLQRGTPGVSPYSSPRGSPWSSPKPSRKFPPENTLPPSPPLPPPPVPPPPPPPPPMLPLIKEKKIPSRNIAEVIKQHERSAKKLRTGHKSKGKKCKKEQNNILKDIKNSLRSISENKAEETSRPSTPQRSARDDLMEAIRGSSVKQLRKVDVPEYLR; via the exons ATGTCTACCTTTGGATATAGGCGAGAAATTAGTAAATATGAAGATATTGATGAAGATGAATTATTGGCATCTCTGTCCCCAGAAGAGCTCCAAGAGTTGGAAAGAGAATTGGAGGATATTGAACCTGACCGTAATCTTCCAGTTGGGATGAGGCAAAAAAGCTTAACAGAGAAATCCCCAACAGCAAACTTTAGCAGAGAAGCCCTAATGGCCTACTGGGAAAAGGAGACCAAAAAGTTACTGGAGAAGGAACAGAGTGGGGCATGTGAGAAG AATTTGGAAGATGAACAGGAAGAAGGAAGTGAAGAAGATGACTTCACAGGGAGTAACAGTGAGGTTTCTGAGGAGATATAcactgaagaagaggaacaagaggaagaagaagaagaggaagatgaagaagatgaagTAGTCAGTGAAGTTGAGGAAAATTGCAAGGATGAAATGAAAGAAGATGAGAAATCtgaagtcagaaaaagtcctgACCAGATTCCTAATTCAAAATGCAAAGAAATGACTAACAATAACAATGCATGCAATGGCTATAGCAGAAATGCTGAAAAAAATTGCAGACAAACAGAAGAGACACCAAACCAGAAGACAATGAGTGGTTTTGCACTCTCCAATCCAACTGTCATTGATGATGTTCTTGAAAATATTAGAAGGAATGATCCTGACACATATGAAGTCAACCTAAACAACATAGAAAATATTACAACAGAGACACTTATATCATTTGCTCAAGCTTTGAAAGAGAATACtgaagtaaaaatatttagtttagcAAACACCCATGCTGAAGACAATGCTGCCGTTGCTATTGCTAGCATGCTGAGAGTGAATAGAAGTATTACAAGCCTAAACATAGAATCAAACTTCATCACAGGAAAGGGAATTTTGGCCATTATGAGAGCTTTACAGTACAACAACAATGTGTTGACAGAATTGAGGTTTCACAAtcaaagacatatcatgggaaGTCAGGTGGAGATGGAAATAGCAAAATTGCTGAGAGATAATACAAGTGTTGTCAAATTAGGATATCACTTTGAACTTCCAGGACCACGGATGTCTATGACAAGTATCCTTACCAGAAATATGGACAAACAGAGACAGAAAAGAATGCAGGAGCAAAAAGAGTCAGGTTATGACCCCACTTCTAATTTGAGGACCAAGACCTTGCAAAGAGGAACTCCAGGGGTCTCACCTTATTCTTCTCCTAGAGGTTCACCTTGGTCATCTCCAAAGCCTTCTAGGAAATTTCCACCAGAAAATACattgcctccctctcctcctttaCCACCTCCACCAGTGCCGCCACCTCCTCCTCCACCACCTCCAATGCTTCCAttgattaaagaaaaaaagatcccTTCTAGAAACATAGCAGAGGTTATTAAACAACACGAAAGATCTGCCAAGAAGCTACGAACTGGACATAAGTCAAAAGGCAAAAAGTGCAAAAAGGAACAGAACAATATcttaaaagatataaaaaattctttaagaTCAATATCAGAGAATAAAGCAGAAGAAACGTCAAGACCCTCTACACCCCAGCGATCAGCACGTGATGATCTCATGGAAGCCATTAGGGGAAGCAGTGTTAAACAGCTAAGAAAG GTTGACGTACCAGAATATCTTCGATAA